The Nocardia arthritidis genome has a window encoding:
- a CDS encoding MCE family protein: MKNTATTVKLVIFTLVMALVFAGLVVVFSQMRFARETGYHAVFTSSSGMLPGAKVRIAGVPVGSVTSVKVGKDYLAHVDFDVDSKYPLFTSTRATIRYENLVGDRYLELLDGPGDAKPLRSGGTIDKEQTAPALDLDMLLGGFKPLLRGLDPGQVNDLTNALLQIFQGQGGTLVSLLNSGGSFTKTLAERDALIGSVINNLNAVLQTIDQRGDQFASTISELQRLVSGLAADRDPIGDAIPRIAGATGDLTDLLAQARPDLKGTIEQTGRLATNLDNGQDTIQWVLDRLPETYKKLIRIGSYGSFLQLYVCQTNFVIDGPDGQPLHINMPGKQAGGRCAPTQ; this comes from the coding sequence GTGAAGAACACCGCGACAACCGTGAAACTGGTCATCTTCACGCTGGTGATGGCGCTCGTATTCGCCGGGCTGGTCGTCGTATTCAGCCAGATGCGATTCGCCAGGGAGACCGGCTATCACGCGGTGTTCACCAGTTCGTCCGGGATGCTGCCGGGCGCGAAGGTGCGCATCGCCGGCGTTCCGGTCGGGTCGGTCACCTCGGTGAAGGTCGGCAAGGACTACCTCGCGCACGTCGACTTCGATGTGGACAGCAAGTACCCGCTGTTCACCAGCACACGCGCCACCATCCGCTACGAAAACCTGGTCGGCGACCGCTATTTGGAGCTGTTGGACGGGCCGGGCGATGCGAAGCCGCTGCGCTCGGGCGGCACCATCGACAAGGAGCAGACCGCGCCCGCCCTCGACCTGGATATGCTGCTCGGCGGATTCAAACCGCTACTGCGCGGCCTGGATCCGGGCCAGGTGAACGATCTGACCAACGCGCTGCTGCAGATCTTCCAGGGGCAGGGCGGCACGCTGGTCTCGCTGCTCAACAGCGGCGGATCGTTCACCAAGACGCTGGCCGAGCGGGACGCGCTGATCGGCAGCGTGATCAACAATCTCAACGCCGTGCTGCAGACCATCGACCAGCGCGGTGATCAGTTCGCCAGCACCATCAGCGAATTGCAAAGGCTGGTCAGCGGTTTGGCGGCGGACCGGGATCCGATCGGCGATGCCATACCGCGGATCGCGGGCGCCACCGGCGATCTCACCGATCTGCTCGCCCAGGCCCGGCCCGACCTGAAGGGCACGATCGAGCAAACCGGGCGGCTGGCAACGAATCTCGACAACGGCCAGGACACCATCCAGTGGGTGCTCGACCGGCTGCCGGAGACATACAAGAAACTGATCCGCATCGGCTCATACGGCTCGTTCCTGCAGCTCTACGTCTGCCAGACGAACTTCGTCATCGATGGTCCGGACGGGCAGCCACTGCATATCAACATGCCGGGCAAGCAGGCCGGCGGAAGGTGTGCGCCGACCCAATGA
- a CDS encoding MCE family protein codes for MNEQRSPLITLGIVGVVVAVAVALSALQFDRLPFIRSGATFTAYFADAGGLTTGDPVQVAGVRSGRVEQVRLDGDKVLVRFSLDESIVLGRKTSAAIKTNTVLGRKSLDLIPAGSGALRRDDTIPLDRTTSPYSLNSALEDLASTVHGLDMDRVDKTLDALSTAFAETPAPLRSALDGVTALSRSLNARDKALSELLTRAQGVTKILADRANQINALLLDGNDLLGELDRRRSALSQLIVAVNGVAQQLSGLVADNEAQLKPAFEKLNSVLDLLQRNRKNISDALDGLGPFAAALGEQVGSGPYFQAYVVNASSVTLRPLVDAMVWPQRVPEDLREYLLDPQPPSIAPVPQEPPR; via the coding sequence ATGAACGAGCAGCGATCCCCCCTCATCACCCTCGGCATCGTCGGCGTGGTCGTCGCGGTGGCGGTGGCGCTTTCGGCACTCCAGTTCGACCGGCTGCCGTTCATCCGGTCCGGCGCGACCTTCACCGCGTACTTCGCCGACGCGGGCGGCCTCACGACCGGCGACCCGGTGCAGGTGGCCGGGGTGAGGTCGGGCCGGGTGGAGCAGGTGCGCCTCGACGGCGACAAGGTGCTGGTGCGCTTCAGCCTCGACGAGTCGATCGTGCTGGGGCGCAAGACTTCCGCGGCGATCAAGACCAATACGGTGCTCGGCCGCAAATCGCTCGACCTGATCCCGGCCGGATCCGGTGCGCTGCGCCGCGACGACACGATTCCGTTGGACCGCACCACCTCTCCGTACTCGCTGAACTCGGCGCTGGAGGATCTGGCGAGCACGGTGCACGGGCTCGATATGGATCGGGTGGACAAGACACTCGACGCGCTTTCGACCGCCTTCGCCGAAACACCCGCGCCGCTGCGTTCGGCACTGGACGGCGTTACGGCCCTGTCGCGCAGCCTGAATGCCCGCGACAAGGCGCTGAGCGAGCTGCTGACCCGGGCGCAGGGCGTCACCAAGATCCTGGCCGACCGGGCCAACCAGATCAACGCGCTGCTGCTCGACGGCAACGATCTGCTCGGCGAGTTGGACCGGCGGCGCAGCGCGCTCAGCCAGCTCATCGTCGCCGTCAACGGGGTGGCACAGCAGCTGTCCGGGCTGGTCGCCGATAACGAGGCGCAGCTGAAACCCGCGTTCGAGAAGCTGAATTCGGTGCTGGACCTCCTGCAGCGCAACCGCAAGAACATCTCCGACGCGCTGGACGGCCTCGGCCCGTTCGCGGCGGCGCTCGGCGAACAGGTCGGCAGCGGGCCGTACTTCCAGGCCTACGTCGTGAACGCCAGCAGTGTGACGCTGCGGCCGCTGGTCGACGCGATGGTCTGGCCGCAGCGGGTGCCGGAGGATCTGCGCGAGTACCTGTTGGATCCGCAGCCGCCGTCGATCGCACCCGTGCCACAGGAGCCGCCTCGATGA
- a CDS encoding MCE family protein, with protein MNTSDPTPTDGGVVSKVERRLPNWARRLPRWVLILAGVLVIALVVTVAWGGITNIGKSKITAYFQSTTGLYPGDDVRVLGVKVGRIDSIEPGSDKVRVELTIDRGISLPADAKAVIIAPSLVSARFIQLAPAYTGGPKLRDGGEIGIERTAVPVEWDDIKAELSKLATTLGPVGEDKEGSFGRFVNTAASNLDGNGDKFRQTLHELSATLNTLSDGRTDLFGTIRNLQKFVDVLSASNEQIVQFGGRLASVASVLNGVSTDLGAGLDNLDSAVADVKRFLDTSGPTLTDSVRKLADATQIIVDKRPELERVLHSGPTALVNFYQLYKPAQGTLTGAVALGNFANPVSFLCGSVEAIEANESDKSAQLCAQYLAPILNSVAVNYPPLLLNTASGVQAFPNQLVYSPPSLADRAKPDPQPAPPPITVPDGLAGLALPGLPGGGR; from the coding sequence ATGAATACCAGCGATCCGACACCGACCGACGGCGGGGTTGTCTCGAAAGTCGAACGGCGACTGCCGAATTGGGCGCGTCGTCTGCCGCGCTGGGTATTGATCCTCGCGGGCGTGCTCGTCATCGCGCTGGTGGTGACGGTGGCCTGGGGCGGTATAACCAATATCGGAAAGTCGAAGATCACGGCGTATTTCCAGAGCACCACCGGCCTGTATCCGGGTGACGACGTCCGGGTGCTCGGGGTGAAGGTCGGCCGGATCGATTCGATCGAACCGGGCAGCGACAAGGTGCGGGTGGAGCTGACGATCGATCGCGGGATCAGCCTGCCCGCCGACGCCAAGGCCGTAATCATCGCGCCCTCACTGGTTTCCGCGCGGTTCATCCAACTCGCGCCCGCATACACCGGCGGGCCGAAGCTGCGCGACGGTGGCGAGATCGGCATCGAGCGCACGGCGGTGCCGGTGGAGTGGGACGATATCAAGGCCGAATTGTCCAAGCTGGCAACCACATTGGGGCCGGTGGGGGAGGACAAGGAGGGCTCGTTCGGCCGGTTCGTGAATACCGCGGCCAGTAACCTCGACGGCAACGGCGACAAGTTCCGCCAGACGCTGCACGAGCTTTCGGCCACCCTGAATACGCTCTCGGACGGGCGGACCGATCTCTTCGGGACGATTCGCAATCTGCAGAAGTTCGTCGACGTGCTGTCCGCGAGCAATGAGCAGATCGTGCAGTTCGGCGGCCGATTGGCGTCGGTGGCCTCGGTGCTGAACGGGGTGTCGACGGATCTCGGTGCGGGACTGGACAATCTGGATTCCGCGGTGGCCGATGTCAAGCGGTTCCTCGACACCAGCGGGCCGACGCTCACCGACAGCGTGCGCAAACTGGCCGACGCCACCCAGATCATCGTGGACAAGCGGCCCGAGCTGGAGCGCGTACTGCATTCCGGGCCAACGGCTCTGGTGAACTTCTACCAGCTCTACAAGCCCGCGCAGGGCACGCTGACCGGCGCCGTCGCGCTCGGGAACTTCGCGAATCCGGTGAGCTTCCTCTGCGGTTCGGTGGAGGCGATCGAGGCGAACGAATCGGATAAGAGCGCGCAACTGTGCGCGCAGTACCTGGCGCCGATCCTCAATTCGGTGGCGGTGAACTATCCACCGCTGCTGCTGAATACGGCGAGCGGCGTGCAGGCCTTTCCGAATCAGCTGGTCTACAGCCCGCCGAGCCTGGCGGACCGGGCGAAGCCGGACCCGCAGCCCGCGCCGCCCCCGATCACCGTGCCGGACGGCCTTGCCGGACTCGCCCTTCCGGGGCTGCCGGGAGGTGGGCGATGA
- a CDS encoding MCE family protein: protein MRTFATVALGLAVALGISGCEWDGLNSLPMPGVQGTGADAYRVRIQMPNVTTLTRNSPVRVNDVTVGTVSKIEVEGWHALVTVSLDHDVHLPANATAKIGQTSLLGSNHLELAPPTDTAPVGELRDGDLIPLDRAGDYPTTEQVLSSLSVVLNGGGISQLETITRELNSALSGHETQIRDLIPRLNELTTTLDKQTGDIINAMSGLDRLTGQIAQQRDVVAKAIEQIHPALTVLADRRENITRALTALGALSDVTQRIIDTSGGDLKANLKSLAPVLQTLADTNNNLIEALKIALTFPFPMKNLDHAIKGDYLNLFMTVDMTGKRLDSNWLTGSPLGGRFGGVEGALGAFAPSTAAQGGNPATGPLQPPGTPAPPTPTIPGLPPIPGLPAIPGLTVPLPESGAQQGGPGR, encoded by the coding sequence ATGAGAACGTTCGCCACGGTGGCGCTGGGACTCGCTGTCGCGCTCGGCATTTCGGGCTGCGAGTGGGACGGGCTGAACTCGCTGCCGATGCCCGGTGTGCAGGGCACCGGCGCCGACGCCTATCGTGTGCGCATTCAGATGCCGAATGTCACGACGCTGACCAGGAATTCGCCGGTGCGGGTGAACGATGTGACGGTCGGGACGGTGTCGAAGATCGAGGTGGAGGGCTGGCACGCGCTGGTCACCGTCTCGCTCGATCACGATGTGCACCTGCCCGCCAACGCGACCGCCAAGATCGGCCAGACCAGCCTGCTCGGCAGCAATCACCTGGAGCTCGCACCGCCGACGGACACCGCGCCGGTGGGCGAACTGCGCGACGGTGATCTGATCCCCCTCGACCGGGCGGGCGACTACCCGACCACCGAGCAGGTGCTGTCCTCGCTGTCGGTGGTGCTCAACGGTGGCGGTATTTCGCAACTGGAAACCATTACCCGCGAACTGAATTCGGCGTTGTCCGGCCACGAGACCCAGATCCGCGACCTGATTCCGCGGCTGAACGAGCTGACGACGACGCTGGACAAACAGACCGGCGACATCATCAACGCGATGAGCGGGCTGGACCGGCTCACCGGTCAGATCGCACAGCAGCGCGATGTGGTAGCCAAGGCGATCGAGCAGATCCATCCGGCGCTCACCGTGCTCGCCGACCGGCGGGAGAACATCACCAGGGCGCTCACCGCGCTCGGCGCGCTGAGCGATGTCACCCAGCGGATCATCGACACCAGCGGTGGCGATCTGAAGGCGAACCTGAAAAGCCTCGCGCCCGTGCTGCAAACACTCGCCGACACCAACAACAACCTGATCGAGGCGTTGAAGATCGCGTTGACCTTCCCGTTCCCGATGAAGAATCTGGATCACGCGATCAAGGGCGACTACCTCAACCTGTTCATGACCGTCGATATGACAGGTAAACGGCTGGACAGCAACTGGCTCACCGGAAGCCCGCTCGGCGGCCGGTTCGGTGGTGTGGAGGGCGCTTTGGGCGCCTTCGCGCCGAGTACCGCGGCACAGGGCGGCAATCCGGCGACCGGACCGCTGCAGCCGCCGGGCACGCCCGCGCCGCCGACCCCGACGATCCCCGGGCTGCCGCCGATTCCCGGTCTGCCCGCGATACCGGGGCTGACCGTGCCGCTGCCGGAAAGTGGTGCGCAACAAGGGGGGCCGGGCCGGTGA
- a CDS encoding MCE family protein, producing MKLTKFVRVQLTIFAVLTVIGLVVMGGTYVQLPAMFGIGRYAVTVKLAATGGLYPHANVAYRGTNVGVVQDVVLTPSGVDAKLSIGSDYKIPSDVDAYVRSVSAVGEQYVDLVPAPNHKGGNLSDGSVIPVDRTKLPQDVGALLDQADRMLSAVADTRLRQLIDEAFRAFNGAGPDLQRFIDSASLLVQEAKNNTEPTKKLIDEIGPVLDTQTRSDSAIRSWTKDLAAVTDQLRAHDPSLRGILRQGPSAAQRVTQQFNELQPTLPLLLSNLVSVGQVGVTYHAGLEQILVVYPPLVAALLTVIRGPIEYGALVDFMATFEDPPPCTTGFLPPDQRRSPADLSEVDTPPGLYCKVPQNASEAVRGIRNTPCMEFPGRRAPTPELCRTGYVPEGNNPPIGPPQPVTPEGTVAPAAAHPYDPATGTYMGTDGRTYRQGDIGPDGSGTIPSSWQAMLEEQQR from the coding sequence GTGAAACTCACCAAATTCGTCCGCGTCCAGCTGACGATCTTCGCTGTGCTCACGGTGATCGGCCTGGTCGTCATGGGCGGTACCTATGTGCAACTGCCCGCGATGTTCGGCATCGGGCGCTACGCGGTCACGGTGAAGCTCGCCGCGACCGGTGGCCTGTACCCGCATGCGAACGTGGCCTACCGGGGCACGAATGTCGGTGTGGTGCAAGACGTTGTGCTCACCCCGTCCGGTGTCGACGCGAAGTTGTCCATCGGTAGCGACTACAAGATTCCGTCCGATGTCGACGCCTATGTGCGCAGCGTCTCCGCGGTGGGTGAGCAGTACGTCGATCTGGTGCCCGCGCCGAATCACAAGGGCGGCAACCTGTCCGACGGCTCGGTCATCCCGGTGGATCGCACGAAGCTCCCGCAGGATGTCGGCGCGCTGCTCGATCAGGCCGATCGGATGCTGTCCGCCGTCGCCGACACCCGGCTGCGGCAGCTGATCGACGAGGCGTTCCGCGCGTTCAACGGGGCGGGTCCCGATCTGCAGCGTTTCATCGACTCGGCATCGCTGCTGGTGCAGGAGGCGAAGAACAATACCGAACCGACCAAGAAGCTGATCGACGAGATCGGCCCGGTGCTGGACACGCAGACCCGCTCCGATTCGGCGATCCGTTCCTGGACAAAGGATTTGGCGGCGGTCACCGATCAACTGCGGGCACACGATCCGTCGCTGCGCGGGATCCTGCGGCAGGGTCCGTCCGCGGCGCAGCGGGTGACCCAGCAGTTCAACGAGCTGCAACCGACGCTGCCGCTGCTGCTTTCGAACCTGGTCAGCGTCGGGCAGGTCGGTGTGACGTATCACGCCGGGCTGGAACAGATCCTGGTGGTCTACCCGCCGCTGGTCGCGGCGCTGCTGACGGTGATCCGCGGGCCCATCGAATACGGTGCGCTGGTCGACTTCATGGCCACCTTCGAGGATCCGCCGCCGTGCACCACCGGCTTCCTGCCGCCGGATCAGCGCCGCTCGCCCGCCGACCTGTCCGAGGTGGACACCCCGCCCGGGCTGTACTGCAAGGTGCCGCAGAACGCGTCGGAGGCGGTGCGCGGCATCCGCAACACCCCGTGCATGGAATTTCCCGGACGTCGCGCCCCGACACCCGAGCTGTGCCGCACCGGTTATGTTCCGGAGGGCAACAACCCGCCGATCGGACCGCCGCAGCCGGTGACCCCGGAAGGGACCGTCGCGCCCGCGGCCGCGCATCCGTACGATCCGGCGACCGGGACATATATGGGCACCGATGGACGCACCTACCGACAGGGGGATATCGGACCGGACGGTTCCGGCACGATACCGTCGAGCTGGCAGGCGATGCTCGAAGAGCAGCAACGATGA
- a CDS encoding h domain protein, translated as MTGLRGRILLITMAVVAAAALAVGGFNGYRIWNNHQTEQARKDAVAAAGRTVAAMFTYDYKTVDTELPKAADNLSGTFRSDYTKLIQQAIIPGAKEKQLTVQATTQAGGVVSAGPDHAVVLLFLNQVTTSKDSPQGTTTGSRVRVTLDKRDSRWLVAQVTPV; from the coding sequence ATGACCGGTTTACGCGGCAGGATTCTGCTCATCACCATGGCGGTCGTCGCGGCCGCCGCACTGGCCGTCGGCGGGTTCAACGGCTATCGGATCTGGAACAACCACCAGACCGAGCAGGCCCGCAAGGATGCGGTGGCCGCGGCGGGCCGCACGGTCGCCGCGATGTTCACCTACGACTACAAGACCGTCGACACGGAATTACCCAAGGCCGCCGACAACCTTTCCGGCACTTTCCGTTCCGACTACACCAAGCTGATCCAGCAGGCGATCATCCCGGGCGCCAAGGAAAAACAGCTCACCGTGCAGGCCACCACCCAGGCCGGTGGCGTCGTCTCGGCCGGGCCCGACCACGCCGTCGTGCTGCTGTTCCTGAATCAGGTGACCACCAGCAAGGATTCACCGCAGGGCACCACCACCGGCAGCCGCGTCCGCGTCACCCTCGACAAGCGGGACAGCCGCTGGCTGGTCGCCCAGGTCACGCCGGTCTGA
- a CDS encoding sensor histidine kinase: MIAARVAAARRSISEALSAIPLRITLVITLVFTAGLGLLISGGVVTSELHRSLQYRTDQDLHEGLREWAPRRRVLLPTPPALPNDRARTSSQFYVRLVAPDGRVGSVEAFNVPARPNLPDHPVGHPITVGSVDGSPIKWRVLDATTPDGTMTVALPLTKNAETVANLIRLELVVGALVLLLLAVIAYFVIRRSLRPLHQVEQTAAAIAAGDLHRRVPVRGNNTEVDLLSQSLNSMLAQIQQAFAATEASETAARRSEAKMRRFVADASHELRTPLTTIRGFAELYRQGAAKDPATFMDRIEREARRMGLLVEDLLMLARMDAQRPLELGPVDLLSLASDEVHNARAVAAASANGSPKRRIELEICSGEGTLEVLGDEARLRQVLVNLLTNALTHTPPDASVTVRLTPHAEQVLLEVADTGPGLPADEAERVFERFYRTDTSRTRASGGTGLGLSIVQALVNAHGGSVTAYSELGKGTVFVVGLPRNPGSDRRDLGDQPAAVPLVEGDADAAAGGGALR; this comes from the coding sequence ATGATCGCGGCGCGGGTCGCGGCGGCCCGGCGGTCGATATCCGAGGCGCTGTCCGCGATTCCGCTGCGCATCACCCTGGTCATCACCCTGGTGTTCACCGCTGGGCTCGGACTGTTGATCTCGGGCGGAGTGGTCACCTCGGAGCTGCACCGCTCACTGCAATATCGCACCGATCAGGATCTGCACGAAGGGCTGCGGGAGTGGGCGCCCAGGCGTCGGGTATTGCTGCCGACACCGCCCGCGCTGCCCAACGATCGTGCCCGCACGTCGAGCCAGTTCTACGTGCGCTTGGTCGCGCCCGATGGGCGAGTCGGCAGTGTGGAAGCGTTCAATGTCCCTGCGCGGCCCAATCTTCCGGATCATCCGGTCGGACATCCGATAACCGTCGGCTCGGTCGACGGATCGCCGATCAAGTGGCGGGTGCTGGACGCCACGACGCCCGACGGCACGATGACGGTCGCGCTGCCGCTCACCAAGAACGCGGAGACGGTGGCCAACCTGATCCGGCTCGAGTTGGTGGTCGGCGCGCTGGTGCTGCTGCTGCTCGCGGTGATCGCCTACTTCGTGATCCGCCGCAGTCTGCGCCCGCTGCATCAGGTGGAGCAGACCGCGGCCGCGATCGCCGCGGGCGATCTGCATCGCCGAGTTCCGGTGCGCGGCAACAATACCGAGGTCGATCTGCTGTCCCAATCGCTCAACAGCATGCTCGCCCAGATTCAGCAGGCGTTCGCCGCCACCGAGGCGTCGGAGACGGCGGCCCGCCGATCCGAGGCGAAGATGCGCCGCTTCGTCGCCGACGCCAGCCATGAGCTGCGCACCCCGCTGACCACGATCCGCGGCTTCGCCGAGCTGTATCGGCAAGGGGCGGCGAAGGATCCGGCGACGTTCATGGACCGCATCGAGCGCGAGGCACGCAGGATGGGCCTGCTCGTGGAGGATCTACTAATGCTGGCCCGGATGGATGCGCAGCGCCCGCTGGAACTGGGCCCGGTGGATCTGCTCTCGCTGGCCAGCGACGAGGTGCACAATGCCCGCGCCGTCGCCGCGGCCTCGGCCAATGGTTCGCCCAAACGCCGGATCGAACTCGAAATATGTTCCGGCGAAGGCACTTTGGAGGTGCTCGGCGACGAGGCCCGGCTGCGCCAGGTGCTGGTGAACCTGCTCACCAATGCCCTCACGCACACCCCGCCGGACGCGTCGGTCACCGTTCGCCTCACCCCGCACGCCGAGCAGGTGCTGCTCGAGGTCGCCGACACCGGGCCCGGCCTGCCCGCGGACGAGGCCGAGCGAGTCTTCGAACGGTTCTATCGCACCGACACCTCCCGCACCCGCGCGAGCGGCGGTACGGGACTTGGCCTTTCGATCGTGCAGGCGTTGGTGAACGCGCACGGCGGCAGCGTCACCGCGTACAGCGAATTGGGTAAGGGCACGGTCTTCGTCGTCGGACTGCCGCGGAACCCGGGCTCAGACCGGCGTGACCTGGGCGACCAGCCAGCGGCTGTCCCGCTTGTCGAGGGTGACGCGGACGCGGCTGCCGGTGGTGGTGCCCTGCGGTGA
- a CDS encoding response regulator transcription factor, whose amino-acid sequence MNGAPSDQGPEARVLVVDDEPMIVELLAVSLRYQGFEVETAADGAQALDKARSFRPQALIVDVMMPGMDGFGLLRRLRADGIEAPVLFLTARDEVQDKVAGLTLGADDYITKPFSLEEVVARLRVVLRRAGHTAPAKETSRIRFEDIELDDDTHEVWKAGEPVPLSPTEFTLLRYFMVNAGTVLSKPRILDHVWRYDFGGEVGVVETYVSYLRKKVDTGEERLIHTLRGVGYVMRAPNRRSAGK is encoded by the coding sequence ATGAATGGTGCGCCATCGGATCAGGGCCCCGAGGCTCGGGTACTGGTCGTCGACGATGAACCGATGATCGTCGAACTCCTGGCGGTGAGCCTGCGCTATCAGGGCTTCGAGGTGGAAACGGCGGCCGACGGCGCGCAGGCGCTGGACAAGGCGCGCAGCTTCCGCCCGCAGGCACTGATCGTCGACGTGATGATGCCCGGTATGGACGGTTTCGGACTGCTGCGCAGGCTGCGCGCGGACGGCATCGAGGCGCCCGTACTCTTCCTGACCGCGCGGGACGAGGTGCAGGACAAGGTCGCGGGCCTGACCCTCGGCGCGGACGACTACATCACCAAGCCGTTCAGCCTCGAGGAGGTGGTCGCGCGGTTACGCGTGGTCCTGAGGCGCGCGGGGCATACCGCGCCGGCCAAGGAGACCTCACGGATCCGGTTCGAGGACATCGAATTGGACGACGACACCCACGAGGTGTGGAAGGCGGGCGAGCCGGTTCCGTTGTCGCCCACCGAATTCACGCTGCTGCGGTACTTCATGGTGAACGCGGGCACGGTGCTGAGCAAACCGCGCATCCTGGATCACGTGTGGCGCTACGACTTCGGCGGCGAGGTCGGTGTTGTCGAAACCTATGTCTCCTATCTGCGCAAGAAGGTCGATACCGGCGAGGAGCGGCTGATTCACACGCTGCGCGGCGTCGGTTACGTGATGCGGGCGCCGAATCGCCGGTCGGCCGGGAAATGA
- a CDS encoding alpha,alpha-trehalose-phosphate synthase (UDP-forming) translates to MTEQPSKDSEQTLSEPQTDQGELSRTVESSGAGSGFVVVANRLPVDLERLPDGTARWKRSPGGLVTALEPVLRSNKGAWVGWAGVPDVDVDPIIEDGLELHPVPLSADEVADYYEGFSNGTLWPLYHDVIVRPIYERSWWTAYVTVNRRFAEAAAKVAAEGATVWVQDYQLQLVPKMLRMLRPDLTIGFFLHIPFPPVELFMQMPWRTEIVEGLLGADLIGFHLPGGAQNFLYLARRLAGQPTSRGTVGVRSKLGVVQVGFRTVRVGAFPISIASAELDEHSRRRSVRERAAKIRAELGNPKTILLGVDRLDYTKGIDIRLAALEELLIEKRVDPSETVMVQLATPSRERVESYIQMRGDIERQVGRINGEFSRVGYPVVHYLHRPIPRDELIAFFVAADVMLVTPLRDGMNLVAKEYVACHSGLNGALVLSEFTGAAAELRQAYLCNPHDLESVKDAISSAIEDDRDTKRRRMRALRRQVLAHDVDRWARAFLDALAQDQVAGSALLTDDDVYPA, encoded by the coding sequence ATGACCGAGCAGCCGTCGAAAGATTCCGAGCAGACCCTGTCCGAACCGCAGACCGATCAGGGCGAACTATCCCGAACCGTCGAGAGTAGCGGCGCCGGTTCGGGTTTCGTCGTCGTGGCGAATCGCCTACCCGTCGATCTGGAGCGCCTGCCCGACGGCACCGCCCGTTGGAAACGCAGCCCCGGCGGTCTGGTCACCGCGCTGGAGCCCGTGCTGCGCAGCAACAAGGGCGCCTGGGTCGGCTGGGCGGGCGTCCCCGACGTCGATGTGGATCCGATCATCGAGGACGGCTTGGAGCTGCATCCGGTCCCGCTGTCCGCCGACGAGGTCGCCGACTACTACGAGGGTTTCTCCAACGGCACGCTGTGGCCGCTCTACCACGACGTGATCGTCCGCCCGATCTACGAACGTTCCTGGTGGACCGCCTACGTCACGGTGAACCGGCGCTTCGCCGAGGCCGCGGCGAAGGTGGCGGCCGAGGGCGCCACCGTCTGGGTGCAGGACTATCAGCTGCAGCTGGTGCCGAAGATGCTGCGGATGCTGCGGCCCGATCTGACCATCGGCTTCTTCCTGCACATCCCGTTCCCCCCGGTCGAGCTGTTCATGCAGATGCCGTGGCGGACCGAGATCGTCGAGGGTCTGCTCGGCGCCGATCTCATCGGCTTCCATCTGCCGGGCGGCGCGCAGAACTTCCTCTACCTGGCCCGCAGGCTGGCCGGGCAGCCCACCTCGCGCGGCACCGTCGGGGTGCGGTCCAAACTGGGCGTCGTGCAGGTCGGTTTCCGCACGGTGCGGGTGGGCGCATTCCCCATCTCGATCGCATCGGCCGAACTGGACGAGCATTCCCGGCGGCGTTCGGTGCGCGAGCGCGCCGCGAAAATCCGTGCGGAACTTGGCAATCCGAAGACCATCCTGCTCGGTGTCGACCGTCTCGACTACACCAAGGGCATCGATATCCGGCTGGCCGCGCTGGAGGAGCTGCTCATCGAGAAGCGGGTCGATCCGTCGGAGACGGTGATGGTGCAGCTGGCGACGCCGAGCCGGGAGCGCGTCGAGAGCTATATCCAGATGCGCGGCGATATCGAACGGCAGGTCGGCCGGATCAACGGTGAGTTCTCCCGGGTCGGCTATCCGGTCGTGCACTATCTGCACCGGCCCATCCCCCGCGACGAGCTCATCGCCTTCTTCGTCGCCGCCGACGTCATGCTGGTGACGCCGCTGCGCGACGGCATGAACCTGGTGGCCAAGGAGTACGTCGCCTGCCACAGCGGCCTGAACGGCGCCCTGGTGTTGAGCGAATTCACCGGCGCCGCAGCCGAATTGCGCCAGGCATACCTGTGCAACCCGCACGATCTGGAAAGCGTCAAGGACGCCATCTCCTCGGCCATCGAGGACGATCGCGACACCAAGCGCCGCCGCATGCGCGCACTGCGCCGCCAGGTCCTCGCCCACGATGTCGACCGCTGGGCCCGCGCCTTCCTGGACGCGCTGGCCCAGGACCAGGTCGCGGGCAGCGCCCTGCTCACCGACGACGACGTCTATCCCGCGTAA